The Flexivirga aerilata sequence GTGCGGGATCTCGTCGGCGATTGCCTGCAGCATGGCCCGAGTGGCCGCACCATCCTCGCCGGTGGGGAACAGCAGCCGCCGCGCAGCGGGCAGGTAATAACGCTCGGTGCCGCCGCGGACCGTGCGGGTTGGTCCCTGGCGCACGAGACCGGCGTCGAGGAGCACGCGCAGGTGATGGGAGATGTTGCCCTTGTTGGTGTTCACCAGCCTCGACAACTGGCTGATGGTGGCGCCGTCGGGCGGCAGCGCACGCAGGATCCGGTGGCGCAGCGGGTGCTCCAGAGCCTTGTGCTGCGCGGGCCTGTCCACGACGAGTCGGTCCGGCAGGATCACACAATCAAGCGTTAAGACTTCTTGTCACTTTGTCAACGTCGTCGATCTACTGGCCATATGCAGCCGACGACCGAGCCGATCGACATCCTCCGCGCTCTGGTGCGCGACCACTACGTCTTCGTCGACCGCGGCGTGCAGATCGCCGGCGCGCTCGACGCTGCTGGTCTGCCGTCGCCGGAGCAGCGACCGGCCGATTTCGCGGCCGAGATGACGGCACAGCTGGAGGCGCTCAGTCATGATCGCCACCTGCGGGTGCGGCACCGACCGGCGGGCGCCGCGGACGGCTTCGGCGGGGATGCCTACCGGGAGCAGTTCGGCCGGGAAGCGGTCGCGAACGCCGGTGGGGTCAGGTGCGTTTCGCGCATCGGAGACGGCATCGGGCTCCTGGAGGTGGCGCCCTATCTGTCGCCGATGCCGATGGCGCAGCCCTATCTCGATGCCGCGTTCGGGATGCTGGCCGGGGTCGAGCGTCTGGCGATCGACCTG is a genomic window containing:
- a CDS encoding ArsR/SmtB family transcription factor, with the translated sequence MILPDRLVVDRPAQHKALEHPLRHRILRALPPDGATISQLSRLVNTNKGNISHHLRVLLDAGLVRQGPTRTVRGGTERYYLPAARRLLFPTGEDGAATRAMLQAIADEIPHDDDHLLSNRRLRLTHEQAQHLADHLERLVDELPEAPPGAPSYGVLVGVYQRS
- a CDS encoding S41 family peptidase, encoding MQPTTEPIDILRALVRDHYVFVDRGVQIAGALDAAGLPSPEQRPADFAAEMTAQLEALSHDRHLRVRHRPAGAADGFGGDAYREQFGREAVANAGGVRCVSRIGDGIGLLEVAPYLSPMPMAQPYLDAAFGMLAGVERLAIDLRAGRGGTPETVAYVCGFLLGEEAVRLQDMVARDGTTQQFWTNPRAGRLPEEVPVAVLTSRETFSGCEELAYNLQSLGRATLFGEVTGGGAHPVETFRLTDVLEVTVPVARSVNATTGANWEGTGVIPDVGCAASEALDRVTE